Proteins co-encoded in one Streptomyces sp. NBC_01283 genomic window:
- a CDS encoding acyl carrier protein codes for MAATQEEIVAGLAEIVNEIAGIPVEDVQLDKSFTDDLDVDSLSMVEVVVAAEERFDVKIPDDDVKNLKTVGDATSYILKHQAA; via the coding sequence ATGGCCGCCACTCAGGAAGAGATCGTCGCCGGTCTCGCCGAGATCGTGAACGAGATCGCCGGCATCCCGGTCGAGGACGTCCAGCTGGACAAGTCCTTCACCGACGACCTGGACGTCGACTCGCTGTCCATGGTCGAGGTCGTCGTCGCCGCTGAAGAGCGCTTCGACGTCAAGATCCCGGACGACGACGTCAAGAACCTCAAGACGGTCGGCGACGCGACCAGCTACATCCTCAAGCACCAGGCCGCCTGA